In Arvicola amphibius chromosome 1, mArvAmp1.2, whole genome shotgun sequence, one DNA window encodes the following:
- the P2ry6 gene encoding P2Y purinoceptor 6: MERDNGTIQAPGLPPTTCVYREDFKQLLLPPVYSVVLVVGLPLNICVIAQICASRQTLTRSAVYTLNLALADLLYACSLPLLIYNYARGDHWPFGDLACRLVRFLFYANLHGSILFLTCISFQRYLGICHPLAPWHKRGGRRAAWVVCGAVWLAVIAQCLPTAVFAATGIQRNRTVCYDLSPPILSTRYLPYGMALTVIGFLLPFTALLACYCCMARRLCRQDGLVGLVAQERRSKAARMAVVVAAVFAISFLPFHITKTAYLAVRSTPGVSCPVLETFAAAYKGTRPFASANSVLDPVLFYFTQQKFRRQPHELLQKLTVKWQRQSMRPQGKP; this comes from the coding sequence ATGGAGCGGGACAATGGCACCATCCAGGCACCAGGCTTGCCGCCCACTACGTGTGTCTACCGTGAGGATTTCAAGCAACTGCTGCTACCCCCGGTATACTCAGTGGTGCTGGTGGTCGGCCTGCCCCTGAACATCTGTGTCATCGCTCAGATCTGCGCATCCCGTCAGACCCTGACCCGCTCAGCTGTGTACACCCTGAACTTGGCACTGGCAGACCTGCTGTATGCCTGCTCACTGCCCCTTCTTATCTATAACTACGCCAGAGGGGACCACTGGCCCTTCGGAGACCTGGCCTGCCGCCTCGTGCGCTTTCTCTTCTATGCCAACCTACATGGTAGCATCCTGTTCCTCACCTGCATTAGCTTCCAGCGCTACCTGGGTATCTGCCACCCCCTGGCCCCCTGGCACAAGCGTGGCGGCCGCCGTGCTGCCTGGGTGGTATGTGGAGCTGTGTGGCTGGCTGTGATAGCTCAGTGCCTGCCCACCGCAGTCTTTGCTGCCACGGGCATCCAACGCAACCGCACTGTCTGCTACGACCTGAGCCCACCCATTCTGTCCACCCGCTACCTGCCCTATGGCATGGCTCTCACGGTCATCGGCTTCTTGCTGCCCTTCACAGCCTTACTGGCCTGCTACTGTTGCATGGCCCGCCGTCTGTGCCGCCAGGATGGCCTAGTAGGACTTGTGGCCCAAGAGCGGCGCAGCAAGGCAGCCCGTATGGCTGTGGTGGTGGCGGCTGTCTTCGCCAtcagtttccttcctttccacatCACCAAGACAGCTTACTTGGCGGTGCGGTCAACACCCGGTGTCTCTTGCCCTGTACTGGAGACATTTGCAGCTGCCTACAAAGGCACCCGGCCCTTTGCCAGCGCCAACAGTGTACTGGACCCTGTCCTCTTTTACTTCACACAGCAGAAGTTCCGGCGGCAGCCACATGAGCTCCTACAGAAGCTCACAGTCAAGTGGCAGCGGCAGAGTATGAGGCCCCAGGGCAAGCCCTGA